A single window of Candidatus Kryptoniota bacterium DNA harbors:
- a CDS encoding circadian clock KaiB family protein, which produces MLRLYIAGQTPKAVTAFNNLKLICEEQLKGKYRIEVIDLLKNPRLARDNQILAIPTLVRKLPLPVRNIIGDLSNTERVLVGLDLIERSTLMGR; this is translated from the coding sequence ATCTTGCGTTTGTATATTGCCGGACAGACTCCCAAAGCTGTCACCGCATTCAACAACCTCAAACTGATTTGCGAAGAACAATTAAAGGGCAAATACCGTATTGAAGTAATTGACCTTTTGAAGAATCCACGGCTTGCACGAGATAACCAGATCCTCGCCATCCCGACTTTGGTACGTAAACTGCCCCTGCCGGTAAGGAACATCATCGGTGATCTTTCCAATACAGAGCGGGTGTTGGTTGGGTTAGACCTTATAGAACGCAGCACGCTGATGGGCAGGTAA